From the genome of Gorilla gorilla gorilla isolate KB3781 chromosome 4, NHGRI_mGorGor1-v2.1_pri, whole genome shotgun sequence, one region includes:
- the HK3 gene encoding hexokinase-3, with protein MDSIGSSGLRQGEEALSCSEEGLPGPSDSSELVQECLQQFKVTRAQLQQIQASLLGSMEQALRGQASPAPAVRMLPTYVGSTPHGTEQGDFVVLELGATGASLRVLWVTLTGIEGHRVEPRSQEFVIPQEVMLGAGQQLFDFAAHCLSEFLDAQPVNKQGLQLGFSFSFPCHQTGLDRSTLISWTKGFRCSGVEGQDVVQLLRDAIRRQGAYNIDVVAVVNDTVGTMMGCEPGVRPCEVGLVVDTGTNACYMEEARHVAVLDEDRGRVCVSVEWGSFSDDGALGPVLTTFDHTLDHESLNPGAQRFEKMIGGLYLGELVRLVLAHLARCGVLFGGCTSPALLSQGSILLEHVAEMEDPSTGAARVHAILQDLGLSPGASDVELVQHVCVAVCTRAAQLCAAALAAVLSCLQHSREQQTLQVAVATGGRVCERHPRFCSVLQGTVMLLAPECDVSFIPSVDGGGRGVAMVTAVAARLAAHRRLLEETLAPFRLNHDQLAAVQAQMRKAMAKGLRGEASSLRMLPTFVRATPDGSERGDFLALDLGGTNFRVLLVRVTTGVQITSEIYSIPETVAQGSGQQLFDHIVDCIVDFQQKQGLSGQSLPLGFTFSFPCRQLGLDQGILLNWTKGFKASDCEGQDVVSLLREAITRRQAVELNVVAIVNDTVGTMMSCGYEDPRCEIGLIVGTGTNACYMEELRNVAGVPGDSGRMCINMEWGAFGDDGSLAMLNTRFDASVDQASINPSKQRFEKMISGMYLGEIVRHILLHLTSLGVLFRGQQIQRLQTRDIFKTKFLSEIESDSLALRQVRAILEDLGLPLTSDDALMVLEVCQAVSQRAAQLCGAGVAAVVEKIRENRGLEELAVSVGVDGTLYKLHPHFSSLVAATVRELAPRCVVTFLQSEDGSGKGAALVTAVACRLAQLTRV; from the exons ATGGACTCCATTGGGTCTTCAGGGTTGCGGCAGGGGGAAGAAGCCCTGAGTTGCTCTGAGGAGGGCTTGCCCGGGCCCTCAGACAGCTCAGAGCTG GTGCAGGAGTGCCTGCAGCAGTTCAAGGTGACAAGGGCACAGCTACAGCAGATCCAAGCCAGCCTCTTGGGTTCCATGGAGCAGGCACTGAGGGGACAGGCCAGCCCTGCCCCTGCGGTCCGGATGCTGCCTACATACGTGGGGTCCACTCCACATGGCACTG AGCAAGGAGACTTCGTGGTGCTGGAGCTGGGGGCCACAGGGGCCTCACTGCGTGTTTTGTGGGTGACTCTAACTGGCATTGAGGGGCATAGGGTGGAGCCCAGAAGCCAGGAGTTTGTGATCCCCCAAGAGGTGATGCTGGGTGCCGGCCAGCAG CTCTTTGACTTTGCTGCCCACTGCCTGTCTGAGTTCCTGGATGCGCAGCCTGTGAACAAACAGGGTCTGCAGCTTGGCTTCAGCTTCTCTTTCCCTTGTCACCAGACAGGCTTGGACAGG AGCACCCTCATTTCCTGGACCAAAGGTTTTAGGTGCAGTGGTGTGGAAGGCCAGGATGTGGTCCAGCTGCTGAGAGATGCCATTCGGAGGCAGGGG GCCTACAACATCGACGTGGTTGCTGTGGTGAACGACACAGTGGGCACCATGATGGGCTGTGAGCCGGGGGTCAGGCCGTGTGAGGTTGGGCTAGTTGTAG ACACGGGCACCAACGCATGTTACATGGAGGAGGCACGGCATGTGGCAGTGCTGGACGAAGACCGGGGCCGCGTCTGCGTCAGCGTCGAGTGGGGCTCCTTCAGCGATGATGGGGCGCTGGGACCAGTGCTGACCACCTTCGACCACACCCTGGACCATGAGTCCCTGAATCCTGGTGCTCAGAG GTTTGAGAAGATGATCGGAGGCCTGTACCTGGGTGAGCTGGTGCGGCTGGTGCTGGCTCACTTGGCCCGGTGTGGGGTCCTCTTTGGTGGCTGCACCTCCCCTGCCCTGCTGAGTCAAGGCAGCATCCTCCTGGAACACGTGGCTGAGATGGAGGA CCCCTCTACTGGGGCAGCCCGTGTCCATGCTATCCTGCAGGACTTGGGCCTGAGCCCTGGGGCTTCGGATGTTGAGCTTGTGCAGCACGTGTGTGTGGCCGTGTGCACGCGAGCTGCCCAGCTCTGTGCTGCCGCCCTGGCCGCGGTTCTCTCCTGCCTCCAGCACAGCCGGGAGCAACAAACACTCCAGGTCGCTGTGGCCACCGGAGGCCGAGTGTGTGAGCGGCACCCCAG GTTCTGCAGCGTCCTGCAGGGGACAGTGATGCTCCTGGCCCCGGAATGCGATGTCTCCTTCATCCCCTCTGTGGATGGTGGTGGCCGGGGAGTGGCGATGGTGACTGCCGTGGCTGCCCGTCTGGCTGCCCACCGGCGCCTGCTGGAGGAGACCCTGGCCCCATTCCGGTTGAACCATGATCAACTGGCTGCGGTTCAGGCACAGATGCGGAAGGCCATGGCCAAGGGGCTCCGAGGGGAGGCCTCCTCCCTTCGCATGCTGCCCACTTTCGTCCGGGCCACGCCTGATGGCAGCG AGCGAGGGGATTTCCTGGCCCTGGACCTCGGGGGAACGAACTTCCGTGTCCTCCTGGTACGTGTGACCACAGGCGTGCAGATCACCAGCGAGATCTACTCCATTCCTGAGACTGTGGCCCAGGGTTCTGGGCAGCAG CTCTTTGACCACATCGTGGACTGCATCGTGGACTTCCAGCAGAAGCAGGGCCTGAGCGGGCAGAGCCTCCCACTGGGTTTTACCTTCTCCTTCCCATGTAGGCAGCTTGGCCTGGACCAG GGCATCCTCCTGAACTGGACCAAGGGTTTCAAGGCATCAGACTGCGAGGGCCAAGATGTCGTGAGTCTGTTGCGGGAAGCCATCACGCGCAGACAG GCAGTGGAGCTGAATGTGGTTGCCATTGTCAATGACACGGTGGGGACCATGATGTCCTGTGGCTATGAGGACCCCCGTTGCGAGATAGGCCTCATTGTCG GAACCGGCACCAATGCCTGCTACATGGAGGAGCTCCGGAATGTGGCGGGCGTGCCTGGGGACTCAGGCCGCATGTGCATCAACATGGAGTGGGGCGCCTTTGGGGACGATGGCTCTCTGGCCATGCTCAACACCCGCTTTGATGCAAGTGTGGACCAGGCGTCCATCAACCCCAGCAAGCAGag GTTTGAAAAGATGATCAGCGGCATGTACCTGGGGGAGATCGTCCGCCACATCCTTTTACATTTAACCAGCCTTGGCGTTCTCTTCCGGGGCCAGCAGATCCAGCGCCTTCAGACCAGGGACATCTTCAAGACCAAGTTCCTCTCTGAGATTGAAAG TGACAGCCTGGCCCTGCGGCAGGTCCGAGCCATCCTAGAGGATCTGGGGctacccctgacctcagatgacgcCCTGATGGTGCTAGAGGTGTGCCAGGCTGTGTCCCAGCGGGCTGCCCAGCTCTGTGGGGCGGGTGTAGCTGCCGTGGTGGAGAAGATCCGGGAGAACCGGGGCCTGGAAGAGCTGGCAGTGTCTGTGGGGGTGGATGGAACGCTCTACAAGCTGCACCCGCA CTTCTCCAGCCTGGTGGCGGCCACGGTGCGGGAGCTGGCCCCTCGCTGTGTGGTCACGTTCCTGCAGTCAGAGGATGGGTCCGGCAAAGGTGCAGCCCTGGTCACTGCTGTTGCCTGCCGCCTTGCGCAGTTGACTCGTGTCTGA